A region of Deltaproteobacteria bacterium DNA encodes the following proteins:
- the serS gene encoding serine--tRNA ligase: MLDLKWVVANLDEVRRRLLTRGAAGAEALAPIEALASERRQLIQSSETQRAEQRKASEQMRTLKGEEQAQLRARLKALSDEVKEKDARLKEVEERIERALLNVPNLPHETVPPGTSERDNQVVRAWGDKPGLASPREHTEIGEKLGLLDFERAAKVSGARFVFYRGALARLELAVVQLFLDSARERGYLELLPPYLVNAESMRGTGQLPKFEEDLFKTTAGYYLIPTAEVPVTNYHRDEILDAAQLPLKYCAFSPCFRSEAGSYGKDTKGIIRQHQFHKVELVRFEKPENAHAALEELVRDAQAPLEKLGLHHRVVLLCTADLGFSSEKTYDLEVWLPGQNAYREISSCSTCGDFQARRAQIRFRPAPGEKPRLVATLNGSGLAVGRTVVAILENGQQADGSVVLPEAIRPYMGGLARLNVAAPG, encoded by the coding sequence ATGCTCGACCTGAAGTGGGTTGTGGCGAACCTGGACGAGGTGCGCCGGCGGCTTCTGACCCGCGGCGCCGCGGGGGCGGAGGCGCTCGCGCCCATCGAGGCCCTCGCCTCCGAACGGCGGCAGCTCATCCAGTCGAGCGAAACGCAGCGCGCCGAGCAGCGGAAGGCGTCGGAGCAGATGCGCACGCTCAAAGGGGAAGAGCAGGCGCAGCTTCGCGCGCGGCTCAAGGCCCTGTCCGACGAGGTGAAGGAAAAGGACGCGCGGCTCAAGGAGGTGGAGGAGCGGATCGAGCGCGCCCTCCTCAACGTCCCCAACCTGCCCCACGAGACGGTGCCACCGGGCACCTCGGAGCGCGACAACCAGGTGGTCCGGGCGTGGGGCGACAAACCCGGGCTGGCCTCGCCCCGGGAGCATACGGAGATCGGCGAGAAGCTCGGCCTGCTGGATTTCGAGCGCGCGGCGAAGGTGTCCGGGGCCCGTTTCGTCTTCTACCGCGGCGCCCTCGCGCGCCTGGAGCTCGCGGTCGTGCAACTCTTCCTCGACTCGGCACGAGAACGCGGCTATCTCGAGCTGCTGCCCCCTTATCTGGTCAACGCGGAATCGATGCGCGGCACCGGCCAGCTTCCGAAGTTCGAGGAGGACCTTTTCAAGACGACGGCCGGCTACTACCTGATTCCCACGGCGGAAGTGCCGGTGACGAACTACCACCGTGACGAGATCCTCGATGCGGCGCAGCTTCCATTGAAGTACTGCGCCTTCTCTCCCTGTTTCCGCAGCGAGGCAGGAAGCTACGGCAAGGACACGAAAGGGATCATCCGGCAACACCAGTTCCACAAGGTGGAGCTGGTCCGCTTCGAAAAACCGGAGAACGCGCACGCCGCGCTCGAGGAGCTGGTGCGCGACGCCCAGGCGCCGCTGGAGAAGCTGGGCCTTCACCACCGGGTCGTGCTCCTTTGCACGGCAGATCTGGGATTCTCGTCGGAGAAGACGTACGACCTGGAGGTCTGGCTTCCCGGCCAGAACGCTTATCGCGAGATCAGCTCGTGCTCGACGTGCGGCGACTTCCAGGCGCGGCGCGCGCAGATCCGTTTTCGCCCCGCGCCGGGCGAAAAGCCGCGCCTCGTTGCGACCCTCAACGGGAGCGGTCTCGCCGTCGGACGGACGGTCGTCGCCATCCTCGAGAACGGACAGCAGGCCGACGGAAGCGTCGTCCTCCCCGAGGCCATCCGTCCGTATATGGGCGGACTCGCGCGCCTGAATGTCGCAGCGCCGGGGTAG
- a CDS encoding cupin domain-containing protein — MSQRRGRYFAALSCRRTVRTLARMAEASGLESRDVRHMPRRVEKPWGYELIWAHAESYVGKILHIKAGHALSLQYHRVKDETVHLLSGAMRFEYDRGEGRSDVILRAGESVRIRPGMVHRMVALSDCDVLEASTPQLDDVVRLEDRYGRK; from the coding sequence ATGTCGCAGCGCCGGGGTAGGTATTTCGCCGCCTTGTCCTGCCGGCGCACCGTGCGAACCCTCGCTCGCATGGCAGAAGCATCCGGACTCGAATCGCGTGACGTCCGTCACATGCCCCGGCGAGTGGAGAAGCCGTGGGGCTACGAGCTGATCTGGGCGCACGCGGAAAGCTACGTAGGAAAAATCCTCCACATCAAAGCGGGTCACGCGCTGAGCCTGCAATACCACCGCGTGAAGGACGAGACCGTCCACCTCCTCTCCGGAGCGATGCGGTTCGAGTACGATCGCGGCGAGGGAAGATCCGACGTCATCCTGCGGGCCGGAGAATCCGTCCGCATTCGCCCCGGCATGGTCCATCGGATGGTCGCGCTCAGCGACTGCGATGTCCTCGAGGCGAGCACTCCGCAACTCGACGACGTCGTCCGCCTGGAAGATCGCTACGGTCGCAAGTGA